One window from the genome of Spiractinospora alimapuensis encodes:
- a CDS encoding chaplin family protein codes for MRKWLKATSVAAFAVAGLLLLGGGTAHADCSGDDHGHKPSHSYEDDSVNAVSSGDGSIAGGNQIIGDVDVPVNVCGVAVGAVGGIGNAVCDGSGAVAD; via the coding sequence ATGCGCAAGTGGCTCAAGGCGACCTCGGTGGCGGCATTCGCGGTGGCGGGACTCCTGCTGCTCGGCGGAGGGACCGCGCACGCTGACTGCTCCGGTGACGACCACGGCCACAAGCCCAGCCACAGCTACGAGGACGACAGCGTCAACGCCGTTTCCTCGGGCGACGGCAGCATCGCCGGCGGCAACCAGATCATCGGTGACGTGGACGTTCCCGTGAACGTCTGCGGCGTCGCGGTCGGAGCCGTCGGGGGTATCGGCAACGCCGTGTGTGACGGGTCCGGCGCCGTCGCCGACTAG
- a CDS encoding DUF320 domain-containing protein: MRKWMKATSVAALVAAGMLTFGAGTAHANGGHHHHGEYDNDSINAVTSGNGSIAGGNQVIVDADVPINACGIAVGALLGVANAECEESGAIAD; the protein is encoded by the coding sequence ATGCGCAAGTGGATGAAGGCGACCTCCGTGGCGGCTCTCGTGGCGGCCGGCATGCTGACCTTCGGTGCGGGCACCGCGCACGCCAACGGTGGGCACCACCACCACGGCGAGTACGACAACGACAGCATCAACGCCGTCACCTCGGGCAACGGCAGCATCGCGGGTGGCAACCAGGTCATCGTCGACGCGGACGTGCCGATCAACGCCTGCGGCATCGCCGTCGGCGCGCTGCTCGGTGTCGCCAACGCCGAGTGCGAAGAGTCCGGCGCGATCGCCGACTAG
- a CDS encoding DUF320 domain-containing protein: MRKWMKATSVTALVAAGLLAFGAGTAHANGGHHGHDYENDSINAVTSGNGSILGGNQIIADVDVPINACGIAVGALLGVANAECEESGAIAD; this comes from the coding sequence ATGCGCAAGTGGATGAAGGCGACCTCGGTGACCGCTCTTGTTGCGGCGGGCCTGCTGGCGTTCGGCGCGGGCACCGCGCACGCCAACGGTGGGCACCACGGCCACGACTACGAGAACGACAGCATCAACGCGGTCACCTCGGGCAACGGCAGCATCCTGGGCGGCAACCAGATCATCGCCGACGTGGACGTGCCGATCAACGCCTGCGGCATCGCCGTTGGTGCCCTGCTCGGCGTCGCCAACGCCGAGTGCGAGGAGTCCGGCGCCATCGCCGACTAG